GGGCGATATCGAACTGAATGGCGCCTTTTCGAACGACGACCTGAAACAGACCAGTACCCGGGCCTTCTTGTTCGCCGAAGGCACGTTCGACCTGCCGAAGGACTTCACCCTCGAATTCGACCTGAAAATGGTGTCGGATCCGGACTATCTGTTCGACTACGACTTTTCCGACGACAACCGGCTGGAGAACACGATCTCGATCAACCGCACCCGGAAGGACGAATTGATCCAGGGCGACCTGGCTTACTTCGAACCGCTGCGCGATACCGCGACCGACAGCAGCAATCCGGCGCGGACGGGGGACGTTTCGTACCGGCGGCGGTTCGTCCCGCCCGTGATCGGCGGCATTGCCGGGTTCACATTGTCCGGTCGGGGCGCCTACCGGAATTCCAGCCAGGACACAGACGGCAGCGACTACGACAGCTATGGCGACGGGATGGATGTGACCCGCGTATCAGCGGGGCTCGACTGGCGCGGCGACCACGTCTTTTCAAATGGCATGGTGCTGGCGGCGATCGGTGCCGTGGATATGGACCTTTACTACGTCAACGACGACATCGAACTGGAAGGCACGCATACCCGCATCACGCCTGCCGCGGCGCTTGAGCTTCGTTGGCCCTTTGCGGCCTCCACCGCCTCTGGCGGGACGCATGTGCTGGAACCGCTGCTCCAACTGGCGTGGAGCGATCAGGACGACGGCAACATCCCGGACGAAGACAGCATCCTTCTGGAATTCGACGAGGCGAACCTGACAGCGCTCAGCCGGTTTCCCGGAGAAGACGCAAGGGAGGCCGGGCTGCGCGCCAGCATCGGTCTGGGCTGGACATGGACCGACCCGTCGGGCTGGTCCGTCGGCACGACCGTCGGCCGGATTCTGCGGGCCGAGGATCTGGGTCAGTTTTCGCAGGGCTCCGGCCTTGACGGCCTGACATCGGACTGGATGAGCGTCCTGCAACTCAGCCTGCCCAGCAATCTGTTGCTGTGGAACCGCACCTTGTTCGACGACAGCTACGATGTGACCAAGACCGACCTGCGTGTGAACTGGACGCCGGGCCGGTTTGCCCTGGGCACGTCCTATACATGGATCGCGCCAGACGCGTCCGTGGGACGCAATGACAAGGTATCGGAATGGGAACTGGAAGCGTCCTACCAGTTTCACGACTACTGGACCGGTCGCACCGATTGGCGCTACGACGCGGTGGAAAGAAACTACTACGATGCCGGCGTCGGCCTGATGTTCCAGAACGATTGCCTGACCGTGGACCTTTCGGTCTCGCGTCGTTTTTCAAGCTCGACTACACGTAGGGAGTCGACGGACTTTGCCCTTTTGGTTCAATTCGCCGGTTTCGGATCCAGCAGCAGCGGGACGGCTCAGGCCCGCCGCTGCACGCGGTTCTAGGACAGGTTCAGAACGGAGAACGAAAATGTTCCGACGGATGGTAACGGCTCTGCTGCTTGTCTTTCTCGGTGCGACAATGGCTGCGGCGCAGTCTGGCGGGCCGTTCGCGCCGCGCGTGATCGTCAATGACGAGGCGGTGACCAACTACGAGGTTCAGCAACGCGCGCGCTTTGTCGAACTGCTGGGCGCCACGTCGGATCCGCGGGAACTGGCGCTTGAAGGGCTGATCGAGGACCGGCTGCGCGACAGCGAGGCCAAGCGGCTCGGGATCACGCTCAGCGACGAGGAAGTCGCCAAGGGCATGGAAGAGTTCGCGGCGCGCGGCAACATGTCGGTGGACGAGTTCACCGCGGCCATCGGCCAGGCAGGCGTCGCGCCAGAGACGTTTCGCGATTTCGTCCGGTCGGGCCTTTTGTGGCGCAAGGTCGTGCGCGGCCGGTTCGGGCCCCGCGCACAGGTCACCGAAGCCGAGATCGACCGCGCACTGGCCAGCACCTCGGGCACCAGCGTCGCGACGGGCGCGCAGGTCCTGCTGTCAGAAATCGTGCTGCGCGCGGACACCCCCGAATACCGGGCCGAGTCGTCGGAACTTGCCGAACGTCTGCAACGAACGATCCGGTCCGAAAGCGCCTTCGCCGCTGCTGCGCGCCAATACTCGGCCGCGCAATCCCGGGCGCAGGGCGGCCGGATGGGATGGACGCCGCTGTCGAAGCTCCCCCCGCAGGTTGCGACGCAGGTTCTGACCCTCGGCCCCGGAGAAATCTCCGACCCGGTCGAGCTTCCCAATGCGATTGTCCTGTTCCAGTTGCGCGCGATCCGCGAAGCCGGCACCACGGCACCCAAGACGGTCTCGGTGGAATATGCCCGTTTCTTCATTCCCGGCGGGACCATGGCCGATGCCCTGCGCGTTCGCGGACGCGTCGACACCTGCGACGACCTGTATGCCGTCGCCAAGGGCCTGCCAGAGGACCGTCTACAACGGGAGGTGAAGCCGGTGGCGGACGTTCCCAAGGCCATCTCGAGCGAACTTTCCAATCTTGACGAGGGCGAGATTTCCTATGGGCTCAGCACGCCCGACATGGCCGTGGTTTTGATGATGTGCGGCCGCACGCCGGATCTGGGCGATGCCGAGATCGACCGGGACGCAGTCCGCCGGCAATTGGTGAACCAGCGCCTTTCGGGCTATGCCACCAGCTATCTTGCCGAATTGCGGGCCGATGCGATCATTCGCCAGCCATGACTGACAAACCCATCGCCATGAGCTGCGGGGAACCGGCCGGCGTCGGCCCCGAGATTGCCGCGAAGGCGTGGCAGGCCCTAGGCGCGCGCCTGCCGTTCTTCTGGATCGGCGACCCAGCCCACCTGCCAGAGGGCACACCGCATACCGAGATCCACGCCCCCGAAGAAGCGTTGCATGTGGCCGCCACGGCCCTACCGGTTTTGGCCCAGCCCTTTCCAGCCCCGGCGGTGCCGGGCCAGCCCCACCCTGAAAACGCCGCGGCCGTGATCGCGGCCATCGCGCGGGGCGTGGAACTTGTGCAGGACGGACATGCCAGCGCGCTTTGCACCGCGCCGATCCACAAGAAGGCGTTGCAGGACGGCGCCGGTTTCGCCCATCCCGGCCATACGGAATACCTTGCGCATCTGGCTGGGGTCGACCGCGTCGTAATGATGCTGGCCTGCGATGCGCTGAAGGTCGTGCCCGTGACGATCCACATCGCCATCGCCGATGTGCCGGGCGCTCTGACAGAGACGCTCTTGGAAGACACGCTGCGCATTACCGAGGCAGCGATGATCCGCGATTTCGGAATCGATGCGCCCCGGCTGGCCGTTGCCGGGCTGAACCCCCATGCAGGCGAAGGCGGCGCAATGGGGCGCGAAGAGATCGAGATGATCGACCCACTGTTGGACCGTCTGCGAGCGGAGGGGATGCGCCTGATCGGCCCCCGCTCTGCCGATACGATGTTCCACGAGGCCGCGCGGCAAACCTATGACGTCGCGGTCTGCATGTATCACGACCAGGCGCTGATCCCGATCAAGACGCTGGATTTCGCAAGCGGCGTGAACGTCACACTCGGGCTGCCCTTCATCAGAACGTCGCCGGACCACGGCACCGCCTTCGACATCGCGGGAACCGGGCGTGCCGATCCGACAAGCCTGATCGCGGCCCTTGAAATGGCCCACCGCATGAGCCGGGCGCGCGCAGGATGAGCGCCATCGACTCCCTGCCGCCCTTGCGGGAGGTGATCGCCACACACGGGCTTTCCGCGAAGAAGTCACTGGGCCAGAACTTCCTGCTGGACCTGAACCTGACCGCCAAGATCGCGCGGGCGGCTGGCGATCTGTCGGGCTGTGACGTGCTGGAGGTCGGCCCCGGCCCCGGCGGGCTGACACGCGGTCTGCTGGCTGAAGGCGCGCGGCATGTTCTGGCGGTCGAAAAGGACAGCCGCTGCCTGCCGGCGTTGGACGAGATCGCCGCCGCCTATCCGGACCGGCTGACAGTTCTGAACGCGGATGCGATGGACAGCGACGTGCTGACGCGCCTTACAGCGCCGATCAAGGTCGTCGCCAACCTGCCCTACAATGTGGGAACGGAATTGCTGGTACGCTGGCTGACCCCGCCTGCATGGCCGCCGGTCTGGGACAGCCTGACACTGATGTTCCAGCGCGAGGTGGCGGAACGGATCGTGGCCCAACCCGGCTCCAAGACCTATGGGCGTCTGGCGATTCTCGCGCAATGGCGGTGCGACGCGCGGATCGCGATGCGCCTGCCGCCGGAGGCGTTTACGCCGCCGCCCAAGGTCGCCTCTGCCGTCGTGCATCTGCGCGCCTTGCCAGAGCCGCGTTTCGAGGCCGACGCCGCCGTTCTGGAAAGAGTCGTGGCCGCGGCTTTCGGCCAGCGGCGCAAGATGCTGCGCGCCAGCCTGAAGGGCGTTATCCCCGATATCGAGAATGTGCTTGAATCTGTGGGGATCGCACCGACCGAACGTGCCGAGCAGGTTTCGGTCGAGCGTTTCTGTGCCCTTGCGCGCGCCGTCGCGGGCTGAGCGTCACTCGGCCGCTGGCGCCTCGGGCTGATCCTTCGGCGTCTCAGCGTCGGGTGCTTCGGCATCCTTGGCCTCGGGCGCGTCTCCACGCTGGGCCTCCGGCGCCGGTTCCGTTTGCGCCTTCGGCGCCCGCGGCTTGCGGGGACGGCGTGGTTTCGGCGCGGGCTTTTCTTCCGGCGTTTCGACCAGGGTGCTTTCGCCTTCGTCCTGGGGCAGGTCGATCACCTCGGCCGACACTTCGACAGGGGCATCGGTGGTCTCTTCCGCCGGGGCGCCATCTTGCTGCTGCGCGTCGTTCTCGGCTCGATCGCGGTTCCGCTCGCGGTTCTGGGCTTCCTGCTGCTCCCGGCGCGCATCCTGTTCGCGCTGCGCCTCGCCCAGAAGGCGGGCGTAATGTTCGGCGTGCTGCTGGAAATTCTCGGCGGCGACACGGTCGTTTGACAAATGCGCATCGCGAGCAAGCTGATTGTACTTGTCAATGATCTGCTGCGGCGTGCCGCGCACCTTGCCCTCGGGGCCCGAGCTGTCGAAGACCCGGTTGACGATGTTGCCCACCGAGCGCGAACGGTTCGACTTGTTGCGCGAACGTGACTTGGATGGTCTCATGCGATTTCTGGTTTCCAGCCTTATCTTGGCCTTGTCGGTGCGACGACGCGCAATAGCAGCGCCCTGTCCCATATCCGACCTGTGTCTGGCTTATCCTGCGCAAGGGGGCCA
The genomic region above belongs to Rhodovulum sp. P5 and contains:
- the pdxA gene encoding 4-hydroxythreonine-4-phosphate dehydrogenase PdxA, translated to MTDKPIAMSCGEPAGVGPEIAAKAWQALGARLPFFWIGDPAHLPEGTPHTEIHAPEEALHVAATALPVLAQPFPAPAVPGQPHPENAAAVIAAIARGVELVQDGHASALCTAPIHKKALQDGAGFAHPGHTEYLAHLAGVDRVVMMLACDALKVVPVTIHIAIADVPGALTETLLEDTLRITEAAMIRDFGIDAPRLAVAGLNPHAGEGGAMGREEIEMIDPLLDRLRAEGMRLIGPRSADTMFHEAARQTYDVAVCMYHDQALIPIKTLDFASGVNVTLGLPFIRTSPDHGTAFDIAGTGRADPTSLIAALEMAHRMSRARAG
- a CDS encoding LPS-assembly protein LptD; this translates as MRRTLALMALCILPFAATAEETKPDFATLVADSVSVGDNRRLVATGHVEVLYGDIRLTAPRVAYDRENDTLSIDGPIRVTTENDTVILASAAELSPDLAEGILYSARMVMDRELQIAAADIQRMGGRYTVLNKTVASVCRICSESQEPLWQIRAERVIHDEERQRLFFTNARLELLGVPVFYLPRLSIPDPSLKRATGFLSPKIRTSDILGTGVKIPYFIAIGDHQDVTLTPYVSEETRTLEWRYRRAFRAGDIELNGAFSNDDLKQTSTRAFLFAEGTFDLPKDFTLEFDLKMVSDPDYLFDYDFSDDNRLENTISINRTRKDELIQGDLAYFEPLRDTATDSSNPARTGDVSYRRRFVPPVIGGIAGFTLSGRGAYRNSSQDTDGSDYDSYGDGMDVTRVSAGLDWRGDHVFSNGMVLAAIGAVDMDLYYVNDDIELEGTHTRITPAAALELRWPFAASTASGGTHVLEPLLQLAWSDQDDGNIPDEDSILLEFDEANLTALSRFPGEDAREAGLRASIGLGWTWTDPSGWSVGTTVGRILRAEDLGQFSQGSGLDGLTSDWMSVLQLSLPSNLLLWNRTLFDDSYDVTKTDLRVNWTPGRFALGTSYTWIAPDASVGRNDKVSEWELEASYQFHDYWTGRTDWRYDAVERNYYDAGVGLMFQNDCLTVDLSVSRRFSSSTTRRESTDFALLVQFAGFGSSSSGTAQARRCTRF
- a CDS encoding peptidylprolyl isomerase; translation: MFRRMVTALLLVFLGATMAAAQSGGPFAPRVIVNDEAVTNYEVQQRARFVELLGATSDPRELALEGLIEDRLRDSEAKRLGITLSDEEVAKGMEEFAARGNMSVDEFTAAIGQAGVAPETFRDFVRSGLLWRKVVRGRFGPRAQVTEAEIDRALASTSGTSVATGAQVLLSEIVLRADTPEYRAESSELAERLQRTIRSESAFAAAARQYSAAQSRAQGGRMGWTPLSKLPPQVATQVLTLGPGEISDPVELPNAIVLFQLRAIREAGTTAPKTVSVEYARFFIPGGTMADALRVRGRVDTCDDLYAVAKGLPEDRLQREVKPVADVPKAISSELSNLDEGEISYGLSTPDMAVVLMMCGRTPDLGDAEIDRDAVRRQLVNQRLSGYATSYLAELRADAIIRQP
- a CDS encoding DUF4167 domain-containing protein, encoding MRPSKSRSRNKSNRSRSVGNIVNRVFDSSGPEGKVRGTPQQIIDKYNQLARDAHLSNDRVAAENFQQHAEHYARLLGEAQREQDARREQQEAQNRERNRDRAENDAQQQDGAPAEETTDAPVEVSAEVIDLPQDEGESTLVETPEEKPAPKPRRPRKPRAPKAQTEPAPEAQRGDAPEAKDAEAPDAETPKDQPEAPAAE
- the rsmA gene encoding 16S rRNA (adenine(1518)-N(6)/adenine(1519)-N(6))-dimethyltransferase RsmA, whose translation is MSAIDSLPPLREVIATHGLSAKKSLGQNFLLDLNLTAKIARAAGDLSGCDVLEVGPGPGGLTRGLLAEGARHVLAVEKDSRCLPALDEIAAAYPDRLTVLNADAMDSDVLTRLTAPIKVVANLPYNVGTELLVRWLTPPAWPPVWDSLTLMFQREVAERIVAQPGSKTYGRLAILAQWRCDARIAMRLPPEAFTPPPKVASAVVHLRALPEPRFEADAAVLERVVAAAFGQRRKMLRASLKGVIPDIENVLESVGIAPTERAEQVSVERFCALARAVAG